In Citrobacter sp. RHB25-C09, the following proteins share a genomic window:
- a CDS encoding CDP-diacylglycerol diphosphatase, protein MKKTGFGLLALLVIAAVAGVTYWKLAGNPDALRKIVLEQCLPNQLQQQNPAPCAEVKPDAGYVVFKDRNGPLQYLLMPTYRINGSESPLLLEQNTPNFFWLAWQSRVFMSQKNGQDVPDSAVSLTINSRTGRTQNHLHIHISCLRPDVRAQLDASHAKMGTRWQPLPGGLRGHEYLARRVTESELAQRSPFIMLAQEVPDARDHMGSYALAMVRQSDDSFVLLATQRNLLALNLASAEEIQDHQCEILR, encoded by the coding sequence ATGAAAAAAACAGGCTTTGGATTACTGGCGCTTCTTGTCATCGCCGCAGTGGCGGGGGTGACTTACTGGAAACTGGCTGGAAATCCCGACGCGCTGCGTAAAATTGTCCTCGAGCAATGCTTGCCGAATCAATTACAGCAGCAAAACCCGGCACCCTGTGCTGAAGTTAAACCGGATGCAGGCTACGTGGTATTCAAAGACCGTAATGGCCCTTTGCAATATCTTTTGATGCCAACGTACCGCATTAACGGCAGCGAAAGCCCACTACTGTTGGAGCAAAACACGCCCAACTTCTTCTGGCTGGCCTGGCAGTCCCGCGTGTTTATGAGCCAGAAAAACGGTCAGGATGTTCCCGACAGCGCCGTTTCGCTCACCATCAACTCGCGCACAGGGCGGACGCAAAACCATCTTCACATCCATATCTCCTGCCTGCGTCCTGACGTGCGGGCGCAACTCGACGCCAGCCATGCCAAAATGGGTACCCGCTGGCAACCGCTGCCGGGTGGACTGCGTGGGCATGAATATCTGGCGCGACGCGTGACGGAAAGTGAACTGGCGCAACGCAGTCCGTTCATCATGCTGGCGCAAGAAGTACCGGACGCGCGTGACCATATGGGCAGTTATGCGCTGGCCATGGTGCGCCAGAGCGATGATTCGTTTGTGCTGCTGGCGACGCAGCGTAATTTACTGGCGCTTAACCTGGCGTCGGCTGAAGAGATTCAGGATCATCAGTGTGAAATTCTGCGTTAA
- the sbp gene encoding sulfate/thiosulfate ABC transporter substrate-binding protein Sbp, with translation MNKWGVGLTLLLASGSVLAKDIQLLNVSYDPTRELYEQYNKAFSAHWKQETGDNVVVRQSHGGSGKQATSVINGIEADVVTLALAYDVDAIAERGRIDKNWIKRLPDNSAPYTSTIVFLVRKGNPKQIHDWNDLIKPGVSVITPNPKSSGGARWNYLAAWGYALHHNNNDQAKAQDFVKALFKNVEVLDSGARGSTNTFVERGIGDVLIAWENEALLATNELGKDKFEIVTPSESILAEPTVSVVDKVAEKKGTQAVAEAYLKYLYSPEGQEIAAKNFYRPRDAEVAKKYDSEFPKLKLFTIDDVFGGWTKAQKEHFANGGTFDQISKR, from the coding sequence ATGAACAAATGGGGCGTGGGGTTAACATTGCTGCTGGCATCCGGCAGCGTTCTGGCAAAGGATATTCAGTTGCTTAACGTGTCTTACGATCCAACACGTGAGCTGTACGAGCAGTATAACAAAGCGTTTAGCGCACACTGGAAACAAGAGACGGGTGATAACGTCGTTGTTCGCCAGTCGCACGGTGGCTCCGGCAAGCAAGCTACGTCCGTTATTAACGGCATTGAAGCTGATGTGGTGACCCTGGCGCTGGCTTACGACGTTGATGCGATCGCCGAGCGTGGGCGCATTGATAAAAACTGGATCAAACGTCTGCCAGACAACTCTGCACCTTATACCTCCACCATCGTTTTTCTGGTACGCAAAGGCAACCCGAAACAGATTCATGACTGGAACGATCTGATTAAGCCGGGCGTATCCGTCATTACCCCGAACCCGAAAAGCTCCGGCGGCGCACGCTGGAACTATCTGGCGGCCTGGGGCTATGCTCTGCATCACAACAACAATGACCAGGCAAAAGCTCAGGATTTCGTGAAAGCACTGTTTAAGAATGTGGAAGTGCTGGACTCCGGCGCGCGTGGCTCAACCAACACCTTTGTTGAGCGTGGTATTGGCGACGTGCTGATTGCCTGGGAAAACGAAGCGCTGCTGGCGACGAACGAGCTGGGCAAAGATAAGTTCGAAATCGTCACTCCGAGTGAATCGATTCTGGCGGAACCGACCGTTTCGGTGGTTGATAAAGTTGCCGAGAAAAAAGGGACCCAGGCCGTGGCGGAAGCTTACCTGAAGTATCTCTATTCGCCGGAAGGCCAGGAGATCGCAGCGAAAAACTTTTACCGTCCACGTGATGCGGAAGTCGCGAAAAAATACGACAGTGAATTTCCAAAGCTGAAACTCTTTACCATTGATGATGTGTTCGGTGGCTGGACGAAAGCACAGAAAGAACACTTCGCCAACGGCGGCACGTTCGACCAAATAAGCAAGCGCTGA
- the pfkA gene encoding 6-phosphofructokinase produces the protein MIKKIGVLTSGGDAPGMNAAIRGVVRAALTEGLEVMGVYDGYLGLYEDRMVQLDRYSVSDMINRGGTFLGSARFPEFRDENIRAVAIENLKKRGIDALVVIGGDGSYLGAKRLTEMGFPCIGLPGTIDNDIKGTDYTIGYFTALGTVVEAIDRLRDTSSSHQRISIVEVMGRYCGDLTLAAAIAGGCEFVVVPEVEFSRDDLVTEIKAGIAKGKKHAIVAITEHMCDVDELAHYIEKETGRETRATVLGHIQRGGSPVPYDRILASRMGSYAIELLLEGYGGRCVGIQNEKLVHHDIIDAIENMKRPFKGDWLDCAKKLY, from the coding sequence ATGATTAAGAAAATCGGTGTGTTGACAAGCGGCGGTGATGCGCCGGGCATGAACGCAGCAATCCGTGGAGTGGTGCGTGCAGCGCTGACGGAAGGTCTGGAAGTCATGGGTGTTTATGATGGCTATCTGGGTCTGTACGAAGACCGCATGGTGCAGCTTGACCGTTACAGCGTGTCCGACATGATTAACCGTGGTGGTACCTTCCTGGGTTCCGCGCGTTTCCCTGAGTTCCGGGACGAAAATATCCGTGCAGTGGCTATCGAAAACCTGAAAAAACGCGGCATCGATGCGCTGGTCGTTATCGGCGGCGACGGTTCTTACCTGGGTGCAAAACGCCTGACCGAAATGGGTTTTCCGTGCATTGGTTTGCCGGGCACCATTGATAACGACATCAAAGGCACTGATTATACCATCGGTTATTTCACTGCACTGGGTACCGTTGTTGAAGCAATCGACCGTCTGCGTGACACCTCTTCTTCTCACCAGCGTATCTCTATCGTTGAAGTGATGGGCCGCTACTGTGGCGACCTGACCCTCGCGGCGGCCATTGCCGGTGGCTGTGAGTTCGTCGTCGTACCGGAAGTCGAATTCAGCCGTGACGATCTGGTAACGGAAATCAAAGCGGGTATTGCGAAAGGGAAGAAGCACGCCATCGTGGCTATCACCGAGCACATGTGCGATGTTGACGAACTGGCGCATTACATCGAGAAAGAGACGGGACGTGAAACCCGTGCCACCGTGCTGGGCCACATTCAGCGTGGGGGTTCTCCGGTACCTTATGACCGTATTCTGGCCTCCCGTATGGGTTCTTACGCAATTGAGCTGCTGCTGGAAGGCTACGGCGGTCGTTGCGTTGGTATTCAGAACGAAAAACTGGTTCACCATGACATCATCGACGCTATTGAAAATATGAAGCGTCCGTTCAAAGGTGACTGGCTGGACTGCGCTAAGAAACTGTACTGA
- the fieF gene encoding CDF family cation-efflux transporter FieF (FieF, a metal efflux transporter, is a member of the CDF (cation diffusion facilitator) family of transporters.) yields the protein MIQSYGRLVSRAAIAATVMASLLLLIKIFAWWYTGSVSILAALVDSLVDIGASLTNLLVVRYSLQPADEEHTFGHGKAESLAALAQSMFISGSALFLFLTGIQHLITPTPMKDPGVGVVVTIIALICTVILVTFQRWVVKRTQSQAVRADMLHYQSDVMMNGAILVALGLAWYGWHRADALFALGIGIYILYSALRMGYEAVQSLLDRALPDAERQEIFEIVTSWPGVSGAHDLRTRQSGPTRFIQIHLEMEDNLPLVQAHLVAEQVEQAILRRFPGSDVIIHQDPCSVVPREGKQLELS from the coding sequence ATGATTCAATCCTATGGGCGGTTAGTCAGCCGGGCGGCGATTGCGGCGACAGTGATGGCGTCGCTGTTACTTTTGATCAAAATTTTTGCATGGTGGTATACCGGTTCGGTCAGTATTCTGGCTGCGCTGGTCGACTCGCTGGTGGATATCGGCGCGTCGCTTACGAACCTGTTAGTGGTGCGTTACTCGCTGCAACCGGCGGATGAAGAACATACGTTTGGTCATGGCAAGGCGGAATCTCTGGCTGCGCTGGCGCAAAGTATGTTTATTTCCGGTTCGGCGTTATTTCTGTTTTTAACCGGCATACAGCATTTGATTACCCCAACGCCGATGAAAGATCCGGGTGTGGGGGTTGTGGTTACCATTATTGCCCTGATATGTACTGTAATTCTTGTCACGTTTCAGCGCTGGGTCGTGAAGCGCACGCAGAGCCAGGCGGTACGGGCAGATATGCTTCATTATCAGTCTGATGTTATGATGAACGGCGCTATTCTCGTGGCGCTCGGGCTTGCCTGGTACGGCTGGCATCGAGCGGATGCGTTGTTTGCATTAGGGATTGGCATCTATATTTTATATAGCGCTTTACGCATGGGTTATGAAGCGGTGCAGTCATTACTGGATCGTGCCTTACCCGATGCAGAACGTCAGGAAATTTTTGAAATTGTGACGTCATGGCCCGGGGTCAGCGGCGCTCACGATCTTCGCACGCGGCAGTCAGGGCCGACCCGCTTTATTCAGATTCATTTGGAAATGGAAGATAATCTGCCGCTCGTTCAGGCGCATTTGGTGGCTGAACAGGTTGAGCAGGCAATATTACGACGTTTTCCAGGTTCGGATGTCATTATCCATCAGGATCCTTGTTCCGTCGTGCCCAGGGAAGGTAAACAGTTAGAGCTTTCTTAA
- a CDS encoding lipase family protein translates to MGVSGDNSTVTSLNPIFKEVFCGKQKKHWLELQFVDENNNAVSGLNVQLEYHPLATEKEMAMFQWGGHSFNATPPPHPPAGITDSEGLVRFDDLYWIHVNVTTDGQQLADEMEQRPLGIRRNPNSQPVSGNVFKRETRDKSWRSDVQEKAESAGYQHHYVTIGELCNRLPDMPGWDATEPPVFHFPPGRSLKGTVIERETLDKRHVIEICPFRAWVLALHDRKDYDLANGLNLGIMADLAYAKEFDKDKDAHLISHFFEQKCRDLSCIPQFAEYPNYFHTLAVDVPFRGRYLTPLYLNTSQVPEEHSPEGDSRLFAVECASHVLVAWCGTASGLNVVTDASFAPKRCPGTLGGSGNVHGGFLEAYQLMSRKFEDKLDAINRALKKKKKLFICGHSLGGSLALLYAAEMKDFNPVLYTYGMPRTFTRSAMASLTSITHYRHVNDNDIVPQVPPDMDMDSLFYQTLGPLGDKLGFDWLVTSIDGLYPLLWQRSMEAEMGVKLKRDPYWHHGNAVAFLRAVQSYIRRRQSQKPGEPFPVTISSVERAAVKLFVVPSLNDDCLKASGEHQAAFTQCLAPGELEKRFPRGENLVSAGSTSKPLNHFMASKYLPYIHNQVLELANPALPMERKSMRNQFREAVEESAAEYRQPDEVARNRIFLSLQDKLPLTLQRMRENEEGLNALSRFVAVTEEEVELSN, encoded by the coding sequence ATGGGAGTATCAGGAGACAACTCAACAGTTACCAGTCTGAACCCAATATTCAAAGAAGTGTTCTGCGGTAAGCAGAAAAAACACTGGCTGGAGCTACAATTCGTTGATGAAAACAACAACGCGGTATCGGGGTTGAATGTACAACTTGAGTACCATCCTCTGGCTACGGAAAAAGAGATGGCCATGTTTCAATGGGGTGGGCACAGTTTTAATGCTACACCACCGCCCCATCCTCCTGCCGGTATTACCGACAGCGAGGGATTGGTCCGGTTCGATGATCTGTATTGGATTCATGTCAATGTAACAACGGATGGCCAGCAGCTCGCTGACGAAATGGAACAACGGCCGCTGGGTATTAGGCGCAACCCAAACAGCCAGCCAGTAAGTGGGAATGTCTTCAAACGAGAGACGCGGGACAAGAGCTGGCGTTCTGACGTGCAAGAAAAGGCGGAATCTGCCGGATACCAGCATCACTATGTAACCATCGGGGAATTGTGCAATCGGCTTCCTGACATGCCTGGCTGGGATGCGACTGAGCCGCCAGTATTTCATTTCCCGCCAGGCCGCTCATTGAAAGGGACGGTTATAGAGCGAGAAACTTTAGATAAGCGCCACGTTATTGAAATCTGCCCGTTCCGCGCATGGGTGTTAGCGCTTCATGACAGGAAAGACTATGACCTCGCTAATGGGTTGAATCTGGGTATTATGGCTGATCTGGCTTATGCCAAAGAATTTGACAAGGATAAAGACGCGCACCTTATCTCGCATTTTTTTGAACAGAAATGTCGGGATCTTTCCTGTATCCCTCAGTTCGCAGAATATCCTAATTATTTCCACACGCTGGCGGTAGACGTGCCGTTTAGGGGGCGTTATCTGACACCGCTCTATCTGAACACGTCACAGGTTCCTGAAGAACACTCCCCTGAGGGGGACTCCCGCCTTTTTGCAGTAGAATGCGCGTCACACGTGCTAGTTGCATGGTGCGGAACAGCGAGCGGGCTAAACGTAGTTACTGATGCATCCTTTGCGCCAAAACGCTGTCCGGGAACGCTTGGAGGGTCAGGGAACGTGCACGGTGGTTTTTTGGAAGCCTATCAGTTGATGAGTCGGAAGTTTGAGGACAAGCTTGATGCGATTAATAGAGCTTTAAAGAAGAAGAAAAAACTCTTCATCTGTGGTCATAGTTTGGGCGGTTCTCTGGCTCTGCTGTATGCCGCCGAGATGAAAGACTTTAATCCCGTACTGTACACGTACGGAATGCCACGCACCTTCACCCGTTCAGCGATGGCATCCCTGACAAGTATTACCCATTACCGACACGTTAATGATAACGATATAGTGCCCCAGGTTCCGCCGGATATGGATATGGACAGCCTGTTCTATCAGACGCTGGGGCCACTGGGGGATAAGCTGGGTTTTGACTGGCTGGTCACGTCAATAGATGGGCTTTACCCACTACTCTGGCAACGAAGTATGGAAGCTGAGATGGGGGTTAAGCTGAAGAGAGACCCATACTGGCATCATGGTAATGCCGTGGCATTTTTACGGGCGGTGCAGTCCTATATCCGCCGGCGACAAAGTCAGAAGCCGGGTGAGCCTTTTCCGGTGACAATCTCCTCAGTTGAACGGGCGGCCGTGAAGCTATTCGTGGTGCCGTCTCTCAATGATGATTGCCTGAAGGCGAGCGGAGAGCATCAGGCTGCGTTTACGCAGTGTCTTGCCCCGGGCGAGCTGGAGAAACGGTTTCCTCGGGGAGAAAATCTTGTCTCAGCCGGTTCAACCAGCAAACCGTTGAATCATTTTATGGCAAGCAAATACCTTCCTTATATCCACAATCAGGTGTTAGAACTTGCAAATCCGGCGCTGCCGATGGAAAGAAAATCCATGCGGAACCAGTTCCGTGAGGCTGTGGAAGAAAGCGCTGCTGAGTACCGGCAGCCAGATGAAGTCGCGCGCAACAGGATATTTTTGTCCCTGCAGGACAAGTTGCCACTAACGTTGCAGCGTATGCGTGAAAATGAGGAAGGGCTGAATGCCTTGAGCCGGTTTGTAGCAGTCACGGAGGAAGAAGTTGAACTTTCTAACTAA
- the cpxP gene encoding cell-envelope stress modulator CpxP produces MRKVTAAVMASTLAFSTLSHAAEVVTGDNWHPGELPAPRTVQNHMFDGISLTEHQRQQLRDLMQQARHEQPPVNVSEMETMHRLVTADKFDETAVRAQTEKMAQAQVARQVEMARVRNQMYRLLTPEQQAVLNEKHQQRMEQLRDVAQWQKSSPLKVLSSSNSRPQ; encoded by the coding sequence ATGCGCAAAGTTACCGCTGCCGTCATGGCCTCAACGCTGGCATTCAGTACTTTAAGCCATGCTGCTGAAGTCGTTACAGGCGATAACTGGCACCCGGGTGAGTTACCTGCGCCGCGCACTGTACAAAACCATATGTTCGACGGCATAAGTTTAACCGAACATCAACGTCAGCAGTTGCGAGATTTAATGCAACAGGCCAGACATGAGCAGCCGCCTGTTAATGTTAGCGAAATGGAGACAATGCATCGCCTTGTCACCGCAGATAAATTTGATGAAACCGCTGTACGCGCTCAGACAGAAAAGATGGCGCAGGCACAGGTTGCCAGACAGGTCGAAATGGCCAGAGTTCGCAACCAGATGTATCGCCTGTTAACGCCCGAACAGCAAGCGGTTTTAAATGAGAAACATCAACAACGAATGGAGCAGTTGCGTGACGTGGCGCAATGGCAAAAAAGTTCGCCGTTGAAGGTATTGAGTAGTAGCAACTCACGTCCCCAGTAA
- the cpxR gene encoding envelope stress response regulator transcription factor CpxR, whose translation MNKILLVDDDRELTSLLKELLEMEGFNVTVAHDGEQALELLDDSIDLLLLDVMMPKKNGIDTLKALRQTHQTPVIMLTARGSELDRVLGLELGADDYLPKPFNDRELVARIRAILRRSHWSEQQQNSDNGSPTLEVDALSLNPGRQEASFDGQTLELTGTEFTLLYLLAQHLGQVVSREHLSQEVLGKRLTPFDRAIDMHISNLRRKLPERKDGHPWFKTLRGRGYLMVSAS comes from the coding sequence ATGAATAAAATCCTGTTAGTTGATGATGACCGAGAGCTGACTTCCCTGTTAAAGGAGCTGCTCGAAATGGAAGGCTTCAATGTGACCGTTGCCCATGATGGGGAGCAGGCATTGGAACTTCTGGACGACAGCATTGATCTACTTTTGCTTGATGTAATGATGCCGAAGAAAAACGGTATCGATACCCTGAAAGCGCTTCGCCAGACACACCAGACCCCCGTTATTATGCTGACCGCGCGCGGCAGCGAATTGGATCGCGTACTCGGCCTCGAACTGGGTGCGGATGACTATTTACCGAAACCGTTTAACGATCGTGAACTGGTTGCGCGTATCCGCGCGATTCTGCGCCGCTCTCACTGGAGCGAACAACAGCAGAACAGCGATAACGGCTCGCCAACACTGGAAGTGGATGCGTTAAGCCTCAATCCGGGCCGCCAGGAAGCCAGTTTCGATGGACAGACGCTGGAGTTGACCGGCACGGAATTCACGCTTCTGTATTTGCTGGCGCAGCATCTCGGCCAGGTGGTATCACGTGAACATTTGAGTCAGGAAGTGCTGGGCAAGCGCCTCACGCCTTTCGACCGCGCCATCGACATGCATATCTCTAACCTGCGTCGTAAATTACCAGAGCGAAAAGACGGACATCCGTGGTTTAAAACCCTGCGTGGTCGCGGCTATCTGATGGTTTCCGCTTCATGA
- the cpxA gene encoding envelope stress sensor histidine kinase CpxA — translation MIGSLTARIFAIFWLTLALVLMLVLMLPKLDSRQMTELLDSEQRQGLMIEQHVEAELANDPPNDLMWWRRLFRAIDKWAPPGQRLLLVTSEGRVIGAERSEMQIIRNFIGQADNADHPQKKKYGRVEMVGPFSVRDGEDNYQLYLIRPASNSQSDFINLLFDRPLLLLIVTMLVSSPLLLWLAWSLAKPARKLKNAADEVAQGNLRQHPELEAGPQEFLAAGASFNQMVTALERMMTTQQRLLSDISHELRTPLTRLQLGTALLRRRSGESKELERIETEAQRLDSMINDLLVMSRNQQKNALLSETIKANQLWDEVLDNAAFEAEQMGKSLTVNFPPGPWPLYGNPNALESALENIVRNALRYSHTKIEVGFAVDKDGITITVDDDGPGVSPEDREQIFRPFYRTDEARDRESGGTGLGLAIVETAIQQHRGWVKAEDSPLGGLRLVIWLPLYKRS, via the coding sequence ATGATAGGCAGTTTAACCGCGCGCATCTTCGCCATCTTCTGGTTGACGCTGGCGCTGGTGCTGATGTTGGTACTGATGTTACCCAAGCTCGACTCACGCCAGATGACCGAGCTACTGGACAGCGAACAGCGCCAGGGGTTAATGATTGAACAACATGTTGAAGCCGAACTCGCGAACGATCCGCCTAATGATTTGATGTGGTGGCGTCGCCTGTTCCGTGCGATTGACAAGTGGGCGCCGCCGGGACAGCGGTTATTACTTGTAACCAGCGAAGGACGGGTGATCGGCGCTGAACGCAGCGAAATGCAGATCATTCGTAACTTTATTGGTCAGGCAGACAACGCCGATCATCCGCAGAAGAAGAAGTACGGTCGCGTCGAAATGGTAGGCCCCTTCTCCGTCAGAGATGGAGAAGATAACTACCAACTGTACCTGATTCGGCCGGCCAGCAATTCGCAATCCGATTTTATTAACCTGCTGTTTGACCGCCCGCTACTGTTGCTGATTGTCACCATGTTGGTCAGTTCTCCCCTGCTGTTATGGCTCGCCTGGAGCCTGGCGAAACCGGCGCGTAAGTTGAAAAACGCCGCCGATGAGGTCGCTCAGGGTAACCTGCGTCAGCATCCGGAGCTAGAAGCTGGCCCGCAGGAATTTCTTGCTGCCGGCGCCAGTTTTAACCAGATGGTGACCGCACTGGAACGCATGATGACCACCCAGCAGCGTCTGCTGTCGGATATCTCACACGAACTGAGAACGCCACTCACCCGCCTACAGTTAGGCACTGCATTGTTACGCCGCCGCAGCGGTGAGAGCAAAGAGCTGGAGCGCATTGAGACGGAAGCGCAACGCCTGGATAGCATGATCAACGACCTGCTGGTCATGTCACGTAATCAGCAGAAAAACGCGTTGCTCAGCGAAACGATAAAGGCCAACCAGTTGTGGGACGAAGTGCTGGATAACGCCGCCTTTGAAGCCGAACAGATGGGTAAATCGTTGACGGTGAACTTCCCTCCGGGGCCGTGGCCGCTATACGGTAACCCGAATGCGCTGGAAAGTGCGCTGGAAAATATCGTTCGTAATGCCCTGCGTTATTCGCACACCAAAATTGAAGTCGGTTTCGCAGTGGATAAAGACGGGATTACGATTACCGTTGATGACGATGGTCCGGGAGTAAGCCCTGAAGATCGCGAGCAGATATTCCGTCCGTTTTACCGAACCGATGAAGCACGCGATCGCGAATCGGGTGGTACCGGTCTGGGTCTGGCGATTGTCGAAACCGCGATCCAGCAGCACCGTGGCTGGGTGAAAGCCGAAGACAGCCCGTTAGGCGGTTTACGGCTGGTGATTTGGCTACCGCTGTATAAGCGTTCTTAA
- the yiiM gene encoding 6-hydroxyaminopurine reductase produces the protein MRYPVDVFSGKIQDYAGNRPSAISKIQLDGELMLTELGLEGDEQAEKKIHGGPDRALCHYPREHYLYWAREYPEQADLFVAPAFGENLSTEGLTEQNVYIGDIFRWGEALIQVTQPRSPCHKLNFHFGICDMASQMQNSGKTGWLCSVIMAGKVSTEAPLELVSRVSDVSVQEAIAIAWHMPFDDDQYHRLMSAAGLSKSWTRTMQKRRLSGKIEDQARRLRG, from the coding sequence ATGCGATATCCAGTAGACGTATTCAGCGGGAAGATTCAGGACTATGCAGGGAATCGCCCCAGCGCGATTAGCAAAATTCAGCTCGATGGCGAACTGATGCTGACGGAGCTGGGACTGGAAGGTGATGAGCAAGCGGAAAAGAAAATTCACGGCGGGCCCGATCGCGCGCTGTGTCATTATCCGCGTGAGCATTATTTATATTGGGCGCGTGAATATCCTGAACAGGCCGATCTCTTTGTCGCCCCTGCTTTTGGCGAGAATCTCTCCACCGAGGGTCTGACCGAGCAGAATGTCTACATTGGTGATATTTTTCGCTGGGGTGAGGCGCTGATTCAGGTCACGCAGCCGCGCTCGCCATGCCATAAGCTTAATTTCCATTTTGGTATTTGCGACATGGCAAGCCAGATGCAAAACAGCGGCAAAACGGGCTGGCTGTGCAGCGTCATCATGGCTGGCAAGGTCTCGACCGAGGCGCCGCTGGAGCTGGTGTCACGCGTCAGCGATGTGAGCGTGCAGGAAGCCATTGCTATCGCCTGGCATATGCCGTTTGATGACGATCAGTACCACCGTCTGATGTCCGCAGCAGGGCTGTCGAAAAGCTGGACCAGAACGATGCAGAAACGTCGCCTGAGCGGCAAGATTGAAGATCAAGCGCGACGTTTGCGCGGCTGA
- a CDS encoding dihydrodipicolinate synthase family protein, translated as MTVQSQFAGVWCPSITPMDHDGKVDLIGLKQHLQRLTEAKIDVILLMGSIGEFASFTLEERLLLIREARSMSPLKMVANVSSTCTQDVLQMAQEAYRTGYDAVMILPPYYYGQTPKQLLSYFRQLGQKLSGKWFAYNFPPRTGCDLTPDLVATLAAEFPNFAGIKDTVDCQSHTRSMIQKTRAVRDDFAVLSGYDEYYIPNLLAGGAGIISGLNNVMPELFVSAREAFKRGDLNALQEIQQKIGTYMSIYAIGEDFVTTIKTVVSRKFGYCTGVSRSAGGELNESECRTIDEVFGR; from the coding sequence GTGACAGTTCAATCGCAATTTGCTGGCGTCTGGTGCCCATCCATTACGCCAATGGATCATGACGGAAAAGTGGATCTCATCGGTCTGAAGCAACATCTCCAACGCCTGACAGAGGCGAAAATCGACGTCATTTTGCTAATGGGCAGTATCGGAGAGTTTGCCTCTTTCACGCTAGAGGAGAGGCTGTTGCTGATTCGTGAAGCGCGCAGCATGAGCCCGCTAAAAATGGTCGCCAACGTCTCTTCAACCTGCACCCAGGACGTTCTGCAAATGGCGCAGGAAGCCTATCGCACGGGGTATGATGCGGTGATGATTCTGCCGCCTTATTACTATGGCCAAACGCCGAAGCAGCTGCTGAGCTACTTCCGCCAGTTGGGCCAGAAACTCAGTGGAAAATGGTTTGCTTACAACTTTCCGCCGCGCACCGGCTGTGATTTAACACCGGATCTGGTCGCGACGCTTGCTGCCGAATTCCCCAATTTTGCCGGAATAAAAGATACCGTCGACTGTCAGTCTCATACCCGTAGCATGATCCAGAAAACCCGCGCAGTGCGCGACGATTTTGCGGTACTTTCCGGTTATGACGAATATTACATTCCGAATCTGTTGGCGGGTGGCGCAGGGATTATCTCGGGCTTAAACAACGTCATGCCTGAGCTGTTTGTCAGCGCGCGCGAGGCGTTTAAGCGCGGTGACCTGAATGCATTACAGGAGATCCAGCAGAAGATCGGCACCTATATGTCCATCTATGCCATTGGCGAAGATTTTGTTACCACCATCAAGACGGTGGTGTCACGCAAGTTCGGTTACTGTACCGGCGTTTCACGCAGCGCGGGCGGTGAGCTGAACGAGAGTGAATGTCGCACGATTGACGAGGTGTTTGGTCGTTAA